In Asanoa sp. WMMD1127, one genomic interval encodes:
- a CDS encoding sugar ABC transporter ATP-binding protein, producing MTGTPSMAPAPTRSDAETLAVRASGVDRAFGGVQALRDASFAARPGEIHALAGENGAGKSTLIKVLCGVLSADRGTVEIFGTEVSRLVRPAARRRMGVATAFQELSLLPDLTVAENLLLEDPPRGPLGLVRRSRLAPVAEAILRRFGVDDIDPRATAADLSVAQRQVVELVRVLAAEPRVVILDEPTAALADKQVEWLAGHMRRLRDDGCCVIFTSHRWREIESLADRVTVFRNGVHVATRQRLSEAEAVTLMSGRSFAAAYPSIGTGPTDESALRVTGLSGGRLRGVSFDLRRGEILGIGGLAGQGQRDLFLSLFGARRAAGAVSVDGRPVSIRSPKHAVRAGVGIAYVPEDRKAEGLFLPLSIRDNIAAATLSRRSRGGFVNRGVERAAVASIVDRLAIGAGRSTGRAVDTLSGGNQQKVLMARWLLTDARILLLYDVTRGVDAATKHDIYELVGQLAAEGRAILYYSSETEEIAHLCHRVLVLREGRVTAELAGPVGDAERIVAASIKEGHDA from the coding sequence GTGACCGGGACCCCGTCGATGGCGCCGGCGCCGACGCGCTCGGACGCCGAGACCCTGGCGGTACGGGCATCCGGCGTCGACCGCGCCTTCGGCGGGGTCCAGGCGCTCCGGGACGCGTCGTTCGCGGCGCGTCCCGGCGAGATCCACGCGCTCGCCGGCGAGAACGGGGCCGGCAAGAGCACGCTCATCAAGGTCCTGTGTGGAGTGCTGAGCGCCGACCGCGGCACCGTCGAGATCTTCGGTACGGAGGTCAGCCGGCTGGTGCGGCCGGCCGCGCGGCGCCGGATGGGGGTGGCGACCGCGTTCCAGGAGTTGTCGCTGTTGCCGGACCTCACCGTGGCGGAGAACCTGCTGCTGGAGGATCCGCCGCGGGGGCCGCTCGGTCTGGTGCGGCGGAGCCGCCTGGCGCCGGTGGCCGAGGCGATCCTGCGCCGGTTCGGGGTGGACGACATCGACCCGCGGGCGACCGCCGCCGACCTGTCGGTCGCCCAACGGCAGGTGGTGGAGCTCGTGCGGGTGCTGGCCGCCGAGCCGCGGGTGGTCATCCTCGACGAGCCGACCGCGGCGCTGGCGGACAAGCAGGTCGAGTGGCTGGCCGGCCACATGCGGCGGCTGCGCGACGACGGCTGCTGTGTCATCTTCACCTCCCACCGCTGGCGGGAGATCGAGTCCCTCGCCGACCGGGTGACCGTCTTCCGCAACGGCGTTCACGTCGCCACCCGGCAGCGGCTCTCGGAGGCGGAGGCGGTCACGCTGATGAGCGGGCGGAGCTTCGCGGCGGCGTACCCGTCGATCGGCACCGGGCCCACGGACGAGAGTGCCCTGCGCGTCACCGGTCTCTCGGGCGGCCGCCTGCGCGGAGTCTCGTTCGACCTGCGCCGGGGCGAGATCCTGGGCATCGGCGGCCTCGCGGGCCAGGGGCAGCGGGACCTGTTCCTGAGCCTCTTCGGGGCGCGGCGGGCCGCCGGCGCCGTCTCCGTCGACGGCCGGCCGGTCAGCATCCGGTCGCCCAAGCACGCGGTCCGGGCCGGTGTCGGGATCGCCTACGTGCCCGAGGACCGCAAGGCGGAAGGGCTGTTCCTGCCGCTGTCGATCCGTGACAACATCGCCGCCGCCACCTTGTCGCGCCGGTCCAGGGGCGGCTTTGTCAACCGCGGCGTCGAACGGGCCGCGGTGGCGTCCATCGTGGACCGGCTCGCGATCGGCGCCGGGCGGTCCACCGGCCGCGCGGTCGACACCCTGTCGGGCGGCAATCAGCAGAAGGTGCTGATGGCCCGGTGGTTGCTCACCGACGCCCGGATCCTGCTGCTCTACGACGTCACGCGTGGCGTCGACGCGGCCACCAAGCACGACATCTACGAACTGGTCGGTCAGCTGGCCGCCGAGGGCCGGGCGATCCTCTACTACTCCAGCGAGACCGAGGAGATCGCCCACCTCTGCCATCGGGTGCTGGTGCTGCGCGAAGGCCGGGTGACGGCGGAGCTGGCCGGCCCGGTCGGCGACGCCGAGCGGATCGTCGCGGCGTCCATCAAGGAGGGTCACGATGCATGA
- a CDS encoding GAF domain-containing protein yields MSDGRLEAIAEDLAGELLSRPLLERILRRCVELLGGDAGSVSSVDEAAGTYRKEAEVGVTCQPGRVFPLSEGMTGEVVRRRAPVRYDRYADVPGGHVGESDRATLRGVIGVPIEWHGRIIAACVVFSRVEGRVFTDQDAELLRAFARHAAVALVNAGSHEAAEERARLQAAGAERERLLVEVQGLLDKGLVDLNAELEQAERCAPAAVTGHLRRARAEAESTMTEVRRSLGAAGHSPLEDRTLEDALRAELGWARRARGADARLVIAGAPVPLDPALAEHVLSVAQEAVSNIVRHSGASTIRLGLVYNSAALALLVQDDGQGFELDAGDQRAGLGLRRMAELAGSVGGSATVESVPGWGTIVRASFPYQRTAGAASDRIDVLVVAAQPLTRAGISRLLAWSGQSVAVVGEVAGAGGALAAYDPDVVVVGPDVADQADAVRRISAAVVAICPAGDQHAVAEALLAGAHGCVETTADGPTLARAVVAASRGESLVPDHGIWAGRLTSNANPSGLTARELEVYALLGQGLSDKMIAARLTIAVKTVEKHVGAVLRKTGCRGRAELIARGRRAG; encoded by the coding sequence GTGAGCGACGGGCGGCTGGAGGCGATCGCCGAGGATCTGGCCGGCGAGCTGTTGTCCCGGCCGCTGCTCGAGCGCATCCTCCGCCGCTGTGTCGAGCTGCTCGGCGGTGACGCCGGGTCGGTCTCCAGCGTCGACGAGGCGGCCGGCACCTACCGCAAGGAGGCCGAGGTCGGCGTCACGTGCCAGCCCGGCCGGGTGTTCCCGCTGAGCGAGGGGATGACCGGCGAGGTCGTCCGCCGGCGCGCTCCCGTCCGCTACGACCGCTACGCCGACGTCCCCGGCGGCCATGTCGGCGAGTCCGACCGGGCGACCCTGCGCGGCGTCATCGGCGTGCCGATCGAGTGGCACGGCCGGATCATCGCCGCCTGCGTCGTGTTCAGCCGCGTCGAGGGCCGCGTCTTCACCGACCAGGACGCCGAGCTGCTGCGCGCGTTCGCCCGGCACGCCGCCGTCGCGCTGGTCAACGCCGGCTCGCACGAGGCCGCCGAGGAGCGGGCCCGCCTGCAGGCCGCCGGCGCCGAACGGGAGCGGCTCCTCGTCGAGGTGCAGGGCCTGCTCGACAAGGGACTCGTCGACCTCAACGCCGAGCTGGAGCAGGCCGAGCGGTGCGCGCCGGCCGCCGTCACCGGGCACCTGCGGCGGGCGCGGGCGGAGGCCGAGAGCACGATGACCGAGGTACGCCGTTCGCTCGGCGCGGCCGGACACTCCCCATTGGAGGATCGGACCCTCGAGGACGCGTTGCGCGCCGAGCTCGGCTGGGCGCGGCGGGCGCGGGGCGCCGACGCGCGGTTGGTGATCGCCGGCGCGCCCGTGCCGCTGGATCCGGCGCTCGCCGAGCACGTGCTGAGCGTCGCGCAGGAGGCGGTGTCCAACATCGTCCGGCACTCCGGCGCCTCGACGATCCGGCTCGGGCTGGTCTACAACTCGGCCGCGCTGGCGTTGCTCGTGCAGGACGACGGTCAGGGCTTCGAGCTCGACGCCGGCGACCAACGGGCCGGGCTCGGGCTGCGCCGGATGGCCGAGCTGGCCGGCAGCGTCGGCGGGTCCGCCACCGTCGAGTCGGTGCCGGGCTGGGGCACCATCGTGCGGGCCTCGTTCCCCTACCAGCGGACGGCCGGAGCCGCGAGTGACCGCATCGACGTGCTCGTCGTCGCGGCCCAACCGCTGACCCGCGCCGGGATATCCCGCCTGCTCGCCTGGTCGGGCCAATCCGTGGCCGTCGTCGGCGAGGTGGCCGGCGCGGGCGGCGCGCTCGCCGCGTACGACCCGGACGTCGTCGTGGTGGGCCCGGACGTCGCCGACCAGGCCGACGCCGTCAGGAGGATCAGCGCGGCCGTGGTCGCGATCTGCCCCGCCGGTGACCAGCACGCCGTCGCCGAGGCCCTGCTCGCTGGGGCGCACGGCTGCGTCGAGACGACCGCCGACGGCCCGACCCTGGCCCGGGCGGTCGTGGCCGCCTCCCGCGGCGAGTCGCTGGTGCCGGACCACGGCATCTGGGCGGGCCGCCTCACCAGCAACGCCAACCCGTCCGGCCTCACCGCTCGCGAGCTCGAGGTCTACGCGCTGCTCGGCCAGGGCCTGTCCGACAAGATGATCGCCGCCCGGCTCACCATCGCGGTCAAGACCGTGGAGAAGCACGTCGGGGCGGTGCTCCGCAAGACCGGTTGCCGGGGCCGCGCCGAGCTGATCGCCCGCGGCCGCCGCGCGGGGTAG
- a CDS encoding ROK family transcriptional regulator, with protein MSSPVPSAQRSANRARVVRALRERGALSRRALTEIGLSRSTVKSVIEELLDDGTIREVSGGDRPVGTGRPPTLVGLKGDLGVAVGIEIANGVVRAGICDTAQDLLLHDAVPVDDHTPPEATLMTAATLVGAMLDRLGIGKDRVLGVGVAMPGPIQRNTGVNGRATTLKPWVNVNPQATAAGVLRLPLVVGNDANFAALAETTWGVARGMRDIAYVYTASGIGVGFILGGALYVGANGTAGELGHTTIDENGEVCQCGGRGCLNTLANADSITRKLWRSHHDRLSIADVIRMAQLGDVGCRRVIADAGRHIGLAAANMYNLLDPELIVLGGNLAAAGEILLAPLRESMARRAIHAGEVLPPVVVGALDEHSVVVLGAAAAVLRDADRFPLPTHPTR; from the coding sequence ATGTCGTCTCCCGTCCCGTCCGCGCAGCGCTCGGCCAACCGTGCCCGGGTGGTCCGCGCGTTGCGGGAGCGGGGGGCACTGAGCCGGCGGGCGCTGACCGAGATCGGGTTGTCGCGCTCCACCGTCAAGAGCGTCATCGAGGAGCTGCTCGACGACGGCACGATCAGGGAGGTGTCCGGCGGCGACCGGCCGGTGGGCACCGGGCGGCCACCCACGCTCGTCGGGCTCAAGGGCGACCTCGGCGTGGCGGTGGGCATCGAGATCGCCAACGGCGTCGTCCGGGCCGGCATCTGCGACACCGCCCAGGACCTCCTCCTGCACGACGCGGTGCCGGTGGACGACCACACCCCGCCGGAGGCGACGCTCATGACGGCCGCCACCCTGGTCGGCGCCATGCTCGACCGGCTGGGGATCGGCAAGGACCGCGTGCTCGGCGTCGGGGTCGCGATGCCGGGTCCGATCCAGCGCAACACCGGTGTCAACGGCCGAGCGACGACGCTCAAGCCGTGGGTCAACGTCAACCCGCAGGCGACCGCGGCCGGGGTGTTGCGGCTGCCCCTCGTGGTCGGCAACGACGCCAACTTCGCCGCGCTCGCCGAGACCACCTGGGGCGTCGCCCGCGGCATGCGGGACATCGCCTACGTCTACACGGCGTCGGGCATCGGCGTCGGGTTCATCCTCGGCGGCGCCCTCTACGTGGGCGCCAACGGCACCGCGGGCGAGCTCGGCCACACGACGATCGACGAGAACGGCGAGGTCTGCCAGTGCGGCGGCCGCGGGTGCCTCAACACCCTGGCCAACGCCGACTCGATCACCCGCAAGCTGTGGCGCAGCCACCACGACCGGCTCTCGATCGCCGACGTGATCCGGATGGCCCAGCTGGGCGATGTCGGCTGCCGGCGGGTGATCGCCGACGCCGGCCGGCACATCGGCCTGGCCGCCGCCAACATGTACAACCTGCTCGACCCGGAGCTGATCGTCCTCGGCGGCAACCTCGCCGCCGCGGGCGAGATCCTGCTGGCTCCGTTGCGCGAATCGATGGCCCGGCGTGCGATCCACGCCGGGGAAGTGCTGCCTCCGGTCGTCGTCGGCGCGTTGGACGAGCACAGCGTGGTCGTCCTGGGCGCCGCGGCGGCGGTGCTGCGGGACGCCGACCGGTTTCCCCTGCCCACCCACCCCACGAGATAG
- a CDS encoding AraC family transcriptional regulator, whose amino-acid sequence MSITALRDLLARHARPDMTTAIDDVLISRVDRSHPSAPSMSGTVLALIAQGAKRIALGDRVYEYGAGQFLVASVDLPVTGHFIAASPERPALGFGLILRPEAVAELLLSAAPGDLPSAGGTTAPSGLAVSDASEEMVDAVIRLVRLLERPRDAAVLAPLVKREILWRLITSDQGAVVRQLGLADSHLSHIARAVRWIREHYAEPFRVDDLARLAGMSVSAFHRNFQSVTATSPIQFQKQIRLQEARLLLAARPTDVTGVSRRVGYDSPSQFSREYRRQFGTPPSQDTPRVRARDTAPALL is encoded by the coding sequence ATGAGCATCACCGCGCTGCGCGACCTGCTCGCCCGGCATGCCCGCCCCGACATGACCACCGCCATCGACGACGTGCTGATCTCGAGGGTCGACCGGTCGCACCCGTCCGCGCCCTCGATGTCCGGCACGGTGTTGGCGCTGATCGCGCAGGGCGCCAAGCGGATCGCGCTCGGGGACCGGGTCTACGAGTACGGCGCGGGCCAGTTCCTCGTCGCTTCCGTCGACCTGCCGGTGACCGGCCACTTCATCGCGGCCAGCCCCGAGCGGCCGGCGCTGGGCTTCGGCCTGATTTTGCGCCCGGAGGCGGTCGCCGAGCTGCTGCTCAGTGCCGCGCCCGGCGATCTCCCGTCGGCCGGCGGCACCACCGCGCCGTCGGGGCTAGCCGTCAGCGACGCCTCCGAGGAGATGGTCGACGCGGTGATCCGGCTCGTGCGCCTGCTCGAGCGCCCGCGCGACGCCGCCGTGCTCGCCCCACTGGTCAAACGCGAGATCCTGTGGCGGCTGATCACCAGCGACCAGGGCGCCGTGGTGCGCCAGCTCGGCCTCGCCGACAGCCACCTGAGCCACATCGCCCGCGCCGTGCGCTGGATCCGCGAGCACTACGCGGAACCCTTCCGCGTCGACGACCTCGCGCGCCTGGCCGGCATGAGCGTCTCCGCGTTCCACCGCAACTTCCAGTCCGTCACCGCGACCAGCCCGATCCAGTTCCAGAAGCAGATCCGGCTCCAGGAGGCCCGGCTCCTGCTCGCCGCGCGCCCGACCGACGTCACCGGGGTGAGCCGGCGCGTCGGCTACGACAGCCCGAGCCAGTTCAGCCGCGAATACCGCCGCCAGTTCGGCACGCCGCCGAGCCAGGACACACCACGCGTACGGGCCCGCGACACCGCTCCCGCCCTGCTGTAG
- a CDS encoding class II fructose-bisphosphate aldolase, with the protein MGVVPLKEIVDRAMRDGYGVPAINIVNDLTLESVLAGAVERRSPIIVQTSVKTVKSIGSDVLFAMWRAMTAGIEVPACLHLDHCPERAVITECLDKGWNSVLFDGSTLPVEENLRQVIEVAAEARAHGAHVEGEIEAIKGVEDDVGSDEASKRESLDVSVHFVRTSGVDVFAPSIGNAHGVYSSAPDLDGQRVSDLVAATGVPIALHGGTGLRDEQFKDLIARGCAKVNVSTALKVTYMQSNLAFLREAEERGKWDPPSLFRHVAADVTAMTAGYVDRFGSAGRAW; encoded by the coding sequence ATGGGTGTGGTGCCGCTCAAGGAGATCGTCGACCGGGCGATGCGCGACGGGTACGGCGTCCCCGCGATCAACATCGTCAACGACCTGACGCTGGAGAGCGTGCTGGCCGGCGCGGTGGAGCGACGATCGCCCATCATCGTCCAGACGTCGGTCAAGACGGTGAAGTCCATCGGCTCCGACGTGCTGTTCGCGATGTGGAGGGCGATGACCGCCGGCATCGAGGTGCCCGCCTGCCTCCACCTCGACCACTGCCCGGAGCGCGCGGTGATCACAGAGTGTCTGGACAAGGGCTGGAACTCGGTGCTCTTCGACGGCTCGACCCTGCCCGTCGAGGAGAACCTGCGCCAGGTCATCGAGGTGGCCGCGGAGGCCCGCGCGCACGGCGCCCACGTCGAGGGCGAGATCGAGGCCATCAAGGGTGTCGAGGACGACGTCGGCTCCGACGAGGCGTCCAAGCGCGAGTCGCTCGACGTGTCCGTCCACTTCGTCCGGACGTCCGGCGTGGACGTGTTCGCGCCGTCGATCGGCAACGCGCACGGCGTCTACTCGTCGGCCCCCGACCTCGACGGCCAGCGGGTCAGCGACCTGGTCGCCGCGACCGGCGTGCCGATCGCGCTGCACGGCGGCACCGGACTGCGCGACGAGCAGTTCAAGGACCTGATCGCCCGCGGCTGCGCCAAGGTGAACGTGTCGACCGCCCTCAAGGTGACCTACATGCAGTCGAACCTGGCCTTCCTGCGCGAGGCCGAGGAGCGCGGCAAGTGGGACCCGCCGTCGCTGTTCCGGCACGTGGCCGCCGACGTCACCGCGATGACCGCCGGCTACGTCGACCGCTTCGGCAGCGCGGGGCGGGCCTGGTGA
- a CDS encoding antibiotic biosynthesis monooxygenase, translated as MTAQPGKAAELIALLLDAPSLTHEDCVVFLVGRSAGNPDVVYVTEGWTSQEAHAAFFASAPAQALVARLQPLLTGDSDYVDEVPVGGKAAF; from the coding sequence ATGACCGCGCAACCCGGCAAGGCGGCCGAGCTGATCGCCCTGCTGCTCGACGCCCCGTCCCTGACTCACGAGGACTGCGTCGTGTTCCTCGTCGGCCGGTCGGCCGGCAACCCCGACGTCGTCTACGTGACCGAGGGCTGGACCAGCCAGGAGGCGCACGCGGCGTTCTTCGCGAGCGCGCCGGCACAGGCCCTGGTGGCCAGGCTGCAGCCGTTGCTGACCGGCGACTCGGACTACGTCGACGAGGTGCCCGTCGGCGGGAAGGCGGCGTTCTGA
- a CDS encoding alpha/beta hydrolase → MARPDLDPDLRALIADLPMVSRLDDETLAQIRPYASAPVEPLLAGLAVSRREVTVPAGDGALVPLSVISPVGATAAPCVYWIHGGGMVMGDRYSQIDIPLDWLRELGAVVVSVDYRLAPEATGTTLVDDCYAGLSWVAAHAAELGVDPTRVIVAGASAGGGLAAGVTLLARDRGNPAIAAQVLIGPMLDHRNNSVSARQYSGAPGVWTGEMNAYGWRSLLGDNPSDVPAYVSPALADDLSGLPTTYIDAGSAEVFRDEDVAYAGRIWAAGGQAELHVWAGGFHGFDALHPQAPISAAARRARTAWLARLLATKDQ, encoded by the coding sequence ATGGCCCGCCCCGACCTCGACCCGGACCTGCGGGCGCTGATCGCCGACCTGCCGATGGTGTCCCGCCTCGACGACGAGACGCTCGCCCAGATCCGCCCGTACGCCTCGGCGCCGGTCGAGCCGTTGCTCGCCGGACTCGCCGTCTCGCGCCGCGAGGTCACCGTCCCGGCCGGCGACGGCGCGCTCGTCCCGCTGTCCGTCATCAGCCCGGTCGGCGCCACCGCCGCACCGTGCGTCTACTGGATCCACGGCGGCGGCATGGTGATGGGCGACCGCTACTCGCAGATCGACATCCCGCTCGACTGGCTGCGCGAGCTCGGCGCGGTGGTGGTCTCGGTCGACTACCGGTTGGCGCCCGAGGCGACCGGCACGACACTGGTCGACGACTGCTACGCCGGTCTCTCCTGGGTCGCCGCGCACGCCGCCGAGCTCGGCGTCGACCCGACCCGCGTCATCGTGGCCGGGGCCAGTGCCGGCGGTGGCCTCGCCGCCGGGGTCACGCTGCTGGCCCGCGACCGTGGCAACCCGGCGATCGCCGCGCAGGTGCTGATCGGCCCGATGCTCGACCACCGCAACAACAGCGTCTCCGCCCGGCAGTACTCGGGCGCGCCCGGCGTCTGGACCGGCGAGATGAACGCGTACGGCTGGCGCTCGCTACTGGGCGACAACCCGTCCGACGTTCCGGCGTACGTGTCCCCCGCGCTGGCCGACGACCTGTCCGGACTGCCCACCACCTACATCGACGCCGGCTCGGCCGAGGTCTTCCGCGACGAGGACGTCGCCTACGCCGGCCGCATCTGGGCGGCGGGCGGCCAGGCCGAACTGCACGTCTGGGCGGGTGGCTTCCACGGCTTCGACGCCCTGCACCCGCAGGCGCCGATCTCGGCGGCCGCGCGCCGGGCCCGCACCGCGTGGCTGGCCCGGCTGCTGGCGACGAAGGATCAGTGA
- a CDS encoding sugar ABC transporter substrate-binding protein, which translates to MNLPRHPTARAVLTAVAAASLLLAGACSDAGSPAATGNGAAGDGGKIKIALSNSFIGNQWRVEMENVYKAACAMPPYVDEVECSVYNAGNDVSTQSRQISNLISQGVDAIVINAASTSGLNGVVQQACDRGIVVVSFDNTVDNPCGLTVNTDQVKFGQQLAQFIVDQLKGQGNVVMVTGVAGTGADNDRNKGAKEVFAANPGIKVVATYTGMWDSATAQRNTSAQLPNLPKVDGVWVSGGTDGVIKAFAAANRPMPVVGGEAENGFRKFMAGLLTPKVTGMSIGQPPFLSVISLELARAVVKGEHPRESITIPFPVATSENMVPGETVFPDLPDSFFADFTDSGPNATVVLCQEAATDGTPCPGKTLDVKLGTP; encoded by the coding sequence ATGAATCTACCTCGACACCCCACGGCCCGCGCCGTGCTCACGGCCGTCGCCGCGGCCTCGCTGCTGCTCGCCGGCGCGTGCAGCGACGCCGGCAGTCCCGCCGCGACCGGCAACGGCGCGGCCGGCGACGGCGGCAAGATCAAGATCGCTCTCTCCAACTCCTTCATCGGCAACCAGTGGCGCGTGGAGATGGAGAACGTCTACAAGGCGGCGTGCGCCATGCCGCCGTACGTCGATGAGGTCGAGTGCAGCGTCTACAACGCCGGCAACGACGTCTCGACGCAGTCACGCCAGATCTCGAACCTCATCTCGCAGGGCGTCGACGCGATCGTCATCAACGCCGCCTCGACCAGCGGCCTCAACGGAGTGGTGCAGCAGGCCTGCGACCGCGGCATCGTGGTCGTCTCCTTCGACAACACCGTCGACAACCCGTGCGGCCTGACGGTCAACACCGACCAGGTCAAGTTCGGCCAGCAGCTCGCGCAGTTCATCGTCGACCAGCTCAAGGGCCAGGGCAACGTGGTGATGGTGACCGGCGTGGCCGGCACCGGCGCCGACAACGACCGCAACAAGGGCGCCAAGGAGGTGTTCGCGGCCAACCCCGGCATCAAGGTGGTCGCCACCTACACCGGCATGTGGGATTCGGCCACCGCCCAGCGCAACACCTCCGCCCAGCTGCCCAACCTGCCCAAGGTGGACGGTGTCTGGGTCTCCGGCGGCACCGACGGTGTCATCAAGGCGTTCGCCGCGGCCAACCGGCCCATGCCGGTCGTCGGTGGCGAGGCCGAGAACGGGTTCCGGAAGTTCATGGCCGGCCTGCTCACGCCCAAGGTGACCGGCATGTCGATCGGGCAACCGCCGTTCCTGTCGGTCATCTCGCTCGAGCTCGCCCGGGCCGTGGTGAAGGGCGAGCATCCCAGGGAGAGCATCACGATCCCGTTCCCGGTGGCCACGTCGGAGAACATGGTGCCCGGCGAGACGGTCTTCCCCGACCTGCCGGACAGCTTCTTCGCCGACTTCACCGACTCGGGACCCAACGCCACGGTCGTGCTCTGCCAGGAGGCGGCGACCGACGGCACGCCGTGCCCCGGCAAGACCCTCGACGTCAAGCTGGGCACGCCGTGA
- a CDS encoding SulP family inorganic anion transporter, whose translation MIRSALRHDVPASVVVFLIAIPLSLGIAAASGAPLFAGLIAAVVGGVVAGAISGAPLQVSGPAAGLTVIVAGTVAEFGWAGTVAVVALAGALQVGLGLSRLGRAALSLSPAVVHGMLAGIGVVIVIGQVHVVLGGAALSSPLANLRDLPRQALGHHDASVLIGVLTMVVLVVWPRLVKTSLLPAALVAVAAATALSTVAYLDLPRVTLPDAPLSQLTLPRWPDAPLTEVAMAVVTIALVASVESLLSAVAVDKLHDGTRANLDQELVAQGTANMVSGALGGLPVTGVIVRSSANVAAGARSRASAVLHGLWIAVFALAFTDVLELIPMSALAAVLVVVGVRLVSLAHLRTYARHRELPVYLVTAVGVVVTDLMVGVAAGIGVAVVLTLFRLARCDIRRAEREPGQWAVTITGTLAFVAAGRLARELSAVPPGQTVELDLHLDYLDHGAFEAIEDWRQAYERGGGEVRIHEVQRGWLHRAHSGRLGAGKSTPPHLPRFIASWSQWQAVHAAGLSPADRPVRAMAAGIDEFQRSVAPLVRPHLADLAAKGQRPQQLFITCADSRVVPNLITASGPGDLFCVRNIGNIVPPHGAGDHSVGAAVEYAVDVLGIATITVCGHSACGAVRALMADSTEPDAALGQWLRHAGHVAVAGDEQEHCLANIRRQLDHLRTYPSVRRASAAGRLRLVGMYFDIAKADMHVVTDAAHDEGGRPFVGA comes from the coding sequence ATGATCCGATCGGCGCTCCGGCACGACGTACCCGCCTCCGTGGTGGTGTTCCTGATCGCGATCCCGCTGTCGCTGGGCATCGCCGCGGCGTCCGGTGCGCCGTTGTTCGCCGGGCTGATCGCCGCGGTGGTCGGTGGTGTCGTGGCCGGCGCCATCAGCGGCGCGCCCCTGCAGGTCAGCGGGCCCGCCGCCGGCCTGACCGTGATCGTCGCCGGCACCGTGGCGGAGTTCGGCTGGGCGGGCACCGTGGCCGTCGTCGCGCTGGCCGGCGCCCTGCAGGTCGGGCTCGGCCTCAGCCGGCTCGGGCGGGCGGCCCTGTCGCTCTCGCCGGCCGTCGTACACGGGATGTTGGCCGGCATCGGGGTCGTGATCGTGATCGGCCAGGTGCACGTCGTGCTCGGCGGCGCGGCGCTGAGCTCGCCCCTGGCCAACCTGCGCGACCTGCCGCGGCAGGCGCTCGGCCATCACGACGCGTCGGTGCTGATCGGCGTGCTGACGATGGTGGTCCTCGTGGTCTGGCCCCGGCTCGTCAAGACGTCGCTGCTGCCGGCCGCCCTGGTGGCCGTCGCCGCCGCCACCGCGCTGTCCACTGTGGCCTATCTCGACCTGCCGCGGGTCACGCTGCCCGACGCGCCGCTGAGCCAGCTGACCCTGCCGCGATGGCCGGACGCTCCCCTTACCGAGGTGGCGATGGCGGTCGTCACGATCGCCCTGGTGGCCAGCGTGGAGTCGCTGCTGTCGGCGGTGGCGGTCGACAAGCTGCACGACGGTACGCGGGCCAACCTCGACCAGGAGCTCGTGGCGCAGGGCACGGCCAACATGGTGTCCGGCGCGCTCGGCGGCCTCCCGGTCACCGGCGTCATCGTGCGCAGCTCGGCCAACGTGGCCGCCGGCGCCCGGTCCCGGGCCTCGGCCGTGCTGCACGGCCTGTGGATCGCGGTCTTCGCGCTGGCCTTCACCGACGTGCTCGAGCTGATCCCGATGTCGGCGCTGGCCGCCGTCCTGGTGGTCGTGGGCGTGCGCCTGGTCAGCCTGGCCCACCTGCGCACCTATGCCCGGCACCGGGAGCTGCCGGTCTATCTCGTCACCGCGGTCGGCGTCGTGGTCACCGATCTGATGGTCGGCGTGGCCGCCGGCATCGGCGTCGCCGTGGTGCTCACGCTCTTCCGGTTGGCCCGCTGCGACATCCGCCGGGCGGAACGCGAGCCGGGCCAGTGGGCGGTCACCATCACGGGCACGCTGGCGTTCGTCGCCGCCGGCCGGCTCGCCCGCGAGCTGTCCGCGGTGCCGCCGGGGCAGACCGTCGAGCTCGACCTGCACCTGGACTATCTCGACCACGGCGCGTTCGAGGCGATCGAGGACTGGCGGCAGGCGTACGAGCGCGGCGGCGGCGAGGTGCGGATCCACGAGGTCCAGCGGGGGTGGCTGCACCGCGCGCACTCGGGCCGGCTCGGTGCCGGGAAGAGCACGCCGCCGCACCTGCCACGGTTCATCGCGTCGTGGTCGCAGTGGCAGGCCGTACACGCCGCGGGGTTGTCGCCGGCCGACCGGCCGGTCCGCGCCATGGCGGCGGGCATCGACGAGTTCCAGCGCTCGGTCGCGCCGCTCGTCCGCCCGCACCTGGCCGACCTGGCGGCCAAGGGTCAACGGCCGCAGCAGCTCTTCATCACCTGCGCCGACTCGCGGGTCGTGCCCAACCTCATCACGGCTAGCGGACCCGGCGACCTGTTCTGCGTCCGCAACATCGGCAACATCGTGCCGCCGCACGGCGCGGGCGACCATTCCGTCGGCGCCGCCGTCGAGTACGCCGTGGACGTGTTGGGCATCGCCACCATCACCGTCTGCGGTCACTCCGCCTGTGGGGCGGTGCGGGCGCTGATGGCGGACTCGACCGAACCGGACGCGGCGCTCGGCCAGTGGCTGCGGCACGCCGGTCACGTGGCTGTCGCGGGCGACGAGCAGGAGCACTGCCTGGCCAACATCCGCCGGCAGCTCGATCACCTGCGCACCTATCCGAGCGTCCGCCGGGCCTCGGCCGCCGGCCGGCTCCGCCTGGTCGGCATGTACTTCGACATCGCCAAGGCCGACATGCACGTGGTGACCGATGCGGCGCACGACGAGGGCGGCCGGCCGTTCGTCGGCGCGTAA